From Bacteroidales bacterium, one genomic window encodes:
- a CDS encoding ABC transporter permease gives MRTLLVLLDKEFRQFFRNAFLPKMVLMFPLAVMLIFPWTTTMDVHHINISIVDNDHSQASERVINKVKASDYFTLSNTAENYSRALDNLEKGKVDVIVEIPTDFEKGLENGKPKKVSIFANTVNAVKGSLGSQYMSQTVTQSIAELYKEKGLTFSAASISVQYRYNPTLTYRYFMIPALMIMLIIMICGFLPSLNIVSEKEIGTIEQINVTPVNKFTFTLAKLVPYWIMGFFVLGVAMVIAWLVYGLTPAGSIGAIFLGAALAALAMSGLGVIVANNSNTVQQAMFVMFFFVMIFVLMSGLITPIESMPSWAQYLTYAFPPRYFVDIMRSVYLKGTLLSELWIDYVALAGLSIALDLLAAVTYKKQG, from the coding sequence ATGCGTACACTTCTTGTTTTACTGGATAAAGAATTCAGGCAGTTTTTCCGCAACGCCTTCCTGCCAAAAATGGTACTAATGTTTCCATTGGCGGTGATGCTGATTTTCCCTTGGACAACAACAATGGATGTGCATCATATTAACATCTCTATTGTAGACAATGACCACTCGCAAGCCTCTGAAAGAGTGATAAATAAAGTAAAGGCCTCCGATTATTTCACTCTTAGCAATACAGCGGAAAATTACTCCCGCGCGCTGGACAATCTGGAAAAAGGAAAGGTAGATGTAATAGTAGAAATCCCGACAGATTTTGAGAAGGGACTGGAAAATGGAAAGCCTAAAAAAGTTAGCATTTTTGCTAACACCGTAAATGCGGTCAAGGGTTCTCTTGGCTCACAATACATGAGTCAAACCGTAACTCAATCTATCGCCGAGCTATATAAAGAGAAGGGACTGACGTTTTCAGCAGCAAGCATATCGGTACAATACCGCTACAATCCCACTTTAACGTACAGGTATTTTATGATTCCGGCGCTGATGATTATGCTGATTATCATGATATGCGGCTTCCTGCCCTCTCTTAACATTGTGAGCGAGAAGGAGATAGGCACTATAGAACAAATCAACGTAACACCGGTAAACAAGTTCACATTTACTTTGGCAAAGCTGGTTCCATATTGGATTATGGGATTTTTTGTTCTTGGGGTGGCGATGGTTATTGCATGGCTCGTTTATGGACTTACGCCGGCGGGTTCAATAGGAGCTATATTTTTGGGTGCGGCGCTTGCAGCGCTCGCAATGTCAGGACTTGGAGTTATTGTTGCAAATAATTCAAACACAGTGCAGCAGGCTATGTTTGTAATGTTCTTCTTTGTAATGATATTTGTCCTGATGAGCGGACTTATAACCCCTATAGAATCAATGCCTTCATGGGCGCAATATTTAACATACGCATTCCCCCCAAGATACTTTGTGGACATTATGCGCTCCGTTTATCTTAAAGGGACGCTGCTATCTGAATTGTGGATTGATTATGTTGCCCTTGCGGGACTTTCCATAGCTCTTGACCTGCTTGCAGCTGTCACATACAAAAAACAAGGATAA
- a CDS encoding ABC transporter permease encodes MKFSVRLQEEQKGGSDMTGFASFVKKESLHILRDKWTLLIILILPIVQLLLFGFAISIEINNINFSVSAPHRTEAIRKQVEQISSNPYFTFKGYITRNQVDKELRSGKSDAVAEFSKDNSVLIAIDASNPNKAMEGAGYMQSILANGSSNASGTTANLSSIMPETHMLYNPQMNSAYNFVPGIMGLIFILICAMMTSVSIVREKETGTMDVLLVSPVKPIKIIFAKMVPYFVLSCINLACILLLARFVLNVPMSGNLGSVIGISLLYLALALALGLLISTATSKQITALIISGMLLLLPIIMLSGMVFPIENMPNVFKPLTYIVPARWYISAIRKLMIEGLPFKYVLEEFSVLLVMTLFLIALALKNFKDKME; translated from the coding sequence ATGAAGTTTTCCGTTCGCTTGCAAGAGGAGCAAAAAGGGGGGAGTGATATGACAGGTTTTGCATCATTTGTAAAAAAGGAATCACTGCATATTTTGCGGGATAAATGGACGCTGCTGATAATTTTAATACTCCCGATAGTTCAGCTGCTGCTGTTTGGTTTTGCAATATCTATCGAGATTAATAACATCAATTTTTCTGTCTCCGCGCCTCACAGGACAGAGGCTATCAGAAAACAAGTTGAGCAAATTTCTTCTAATCCGTATTTTACATTTAAGGGATATATTACAAGAAATCAGGTAGATAAAGAGCTGCGGTCAGGCAAGAGCGACGCAGTTGCGGAGTTCTCAAAAGATAATTCAGTGCTGATTGCCATTGACGCATCCAATCCAAACAAGGCAATGGAAGGGGCTGGATATATGCAAAGCATATTGGCAAACGGGAGCTCAAATGCATCGGGGACAACTGCAAATTTATCCTCAATAATGCCGGAGACGCACATGTTATACAATCCTCAAATGAACAGCGCATACAATTTTGTTCCAGGCATTATGGGTCTGATTTTCATATTGATATGCGCAATGATGACATCAGTTTCAATAGTGAGGGAGAAGGAAACGGGAACCATGGATGTGTTGCTTGTGTCCCCTGTAAAACCAATAAAAATCATTTTTGCCAAGATGGTTCCCTATTTTGTTCTCTCTTGTATTAACCTGGCTTGCATACTGTTACTGGCGCGGTTTGTTTTAAATGTTCCAATGTCGGGGAACCTTGGGAGCGTAATAGGGATCTCTCTGCTTTACCTCGCCTTGGCTCTAGCACTTGGACTTTTAATCTCTACGGCCACATCAAAACAAATAACGGCTCTAATTATTTCCGGAATGCTTTTGCTTCTTCCAATCATCATGCTTTCCGGAATGGTATTCCCGATAGAAAATATGCCAAACGTCTTTAAGCCCTTGACTTACATTGTGCCGGCGCGATGGTATATTTCAGCAATAAGAAAACTTATGATAGAAGGACTGCCGTTTAAATACGTGCTTGAGGAGTTTTCCGTCCTGCTGGTTATGACGCTATTTTTGATAGCGCTGGCTCTTAAGAATTTTAAAGATAAAATGGAATAG
- a CDS encoding ABC transporter ATP-binding protein — protein sequence MEENIISVKELCKSFGDFKAVDRITFDVKRGEIFGFLGANGAGKTTAMRMLCGLSYPTSGSGTVAGFDVMKEGEKIKHHIGYMSQRFSLYDDLTVYENMKLFGGIYGLSKMQVRRRSVEILNQLQFKSEINTLVGSLPLGWKQKLAFSVASLHRPEIVFLDEPTGGVDPVTRRQFWEMIYKASSEGTTIFVTTHYMDEAEYCSRVSIMVDGQIKALDSPSALKKQFNASAMDEVFRSLARGAKRGE from the coding sequence ATGGAAGAAAACATCATATCGGTTAAAGAGTTGTGCAAAAGCTTTGGAGATTTCAAGGCGGTTGACCGCATTACTTTTGATGTAAAGCGCGGAGAAATCTTTGGTTTCCTGGGAGCTAACGGAGCCGGTAAAACAACGGCAATGAGGATGTTATGCGGTTTAAGCTACCCAACGTCCGGCTCAGGTACGGTTGCAGGATTTGACGTAATGAAGGAGGGAGAAAAAATCAAACATCACATTGGCTATATGAGCCAGCGCTTCTCTCTTTATGATGATTTGACTGTCTATGAGAACATGAAATTATTTGGAGGAATTTACGGACTCTCAAAGATGCAAGTTAGACGCAGAAGCGTGGAAATACTTAACCAGCTGCAATTTAAATCTGAGATAAACACGCTGGTTGGTTCTCTTCCTCTGGGCTGGAAACAAAAACTTGCTTTCTCAGTAGCCTCTCTTCACAGGCCGGAAATAGTTTTTCTGGATGAGCCAACCGGAGGAGTTGACCCCGTTACCCGCCGTCAATTTTGGGAGATGATTTACAAGGCATCATCAGAGGGGACAACAATCTTTGTTACAACCCATTACATGGATGAGGCCGAATATTGCAGCAGGGTCTCCATAATGGTTGACGGACAAATTAAAGCGCTGGATTCTCCTTCAGCATTAAAGAAACAATTTAACGCCTCAGCAATGGATGAAGTTTTCCGTTCGCTTGCAAGAGGAGCAAAAAGGGGGGAGTGA
- a CDS encoding ABC transporter ATP-binding protein, with amino-acid sequence MMQQNAIEINGISKSYGTLKALGSITFNVGRGEVFGLIGPDGAGKSTLFRILVTLINSDSGTAKVDGLDVLKDYHSIRNKIGYMPGKFSLYPDLTVEENVNFFAALFHVTLEQNYDLIAPIYKQIEPFKSRRAGNLSGGMKQKLALCCSLIHKPDVLFLDEPTTGVDAVSRSEFWDMLLELQKKGLSILVSTPYMDEAGRCNRIALINGGKILDINTPDGIVNNFKEPLYAISGTDMYGILAATRKEKEVIECYPFGAAHHIVASEKFNPEILKQTLEKQGFKNIELNKTRAGIEDVFIKLMRKQ; translated from the coding sequence ATGATGCAGCAAAATGCTATAGAAATTAACGGAATCTCAAAGAGTTACGGGACTCTTAAAGCTCTCGGCAGCATCACTTTTAATGTCGGGCGCGGAGAAGTCTTTGGACTTATAGGACCGGACGGCGCGGGAAAATCTACGCTGTTCCGCATCCTGGTTACTCTAATAAATTCCGATAGCGGTACTGCAAAAGTTGACGGGCTGGATGTTCTAAAAGATTATCATTCAATAAGGAACAAAATAGGATACATGCCGGGAAAATTTTCTCTTTATCCGGACCTTACCGTAGAAGAAAACGTGAATTTCTTTGCCGCTCTGTTCCATGTTACCCTGGAACAAAATTATGACCTTATCGCCCCTATTTACAAGCAGATAGAGCCATTTAAGAGCAGAAGAGCAGGCAATCTGTCGGGAGGAATGAAACAAAAACTGGCACTGTGCTGCTCTCTTATACACAAGCCGGACGTTCTGTTTTTGGATGAACCTACAACTGGAGTTGACGCTGTTTCCAGAAGTGAATTTTGGGACATGCTGCTGGAGCTGCAAAAGAAAGGACTATCTATTTTGGTCTCAACTCCTTACATGGATGAAGCGGGCAGATGTAATAGGATTGCCCTTATAAACGGCGGGAAAATTTTGGATATTAATACTCCCGACGGCATAGTAAATAATTTTAAAGAACCGCTGTACGCCATCTCCGGAACAGATATGTACGGCATATTGGCTGCAACCAGAAAGGAGAAGGAAGTTATTGAGTGCTACCCATTTGGAGCTGCACATCATATAGTGGCTTCTGAAAAATTCAATCCCGAAATTTTAAAGCAAACGTTGGAAAAGCAAGGATTTAAAAATATAGAACTTAATAAAACCAGGGCGGGGATAGAGGATGTGTTTATTAAGTTGATGCGCAAGCAATAA
- a CDS encoding HlyD family efflux transporter periplasmic adaptor subunit: MKRIVRYPLLIAAAGTVIMSCSKKENWDATGTFEATEITVSSETAGKILYLNAEEGNTLSAGEVAGVIDTTQLYLQKLQLQKSGAALKSGRPDIQKQVSSIREQIAKQEIEKRRVQNLLKDGAATTKQLDDVNSSLKVLNGQLAAQLSSLNNSTASINDNSSAVDLQISQINDKLEKSHIKAPVTGTVLAKYSEEGEFANIGRPLFKIADLNNIYLRAYFTSDQLSKIKLGQKVHVTADFGGDKTFDYQGQITWIASESEFTPKTIQTKDSRADMVYAVKIAVKNDGRIKIGMYGEVKL, translated from the coding sequence ATGAAAAGAATTGTTAGATACCCGCTTCTTATTGCCGCCGCAGGGACGGTGATAATGTCATGCAGCAAAAAAGAGAACTGGGATGCAACGGGAACATTTGAAGCAACTGAAATTACAGTCTCTTCTGAAACTGCCGGTAAAATTCTGTATCTCAATGCAGAAGAAGGGAATACGCTTAGTGCGGGCGAAGTTGCAGGGGTCATAGATACAACACAATTGTACTTGCAGAAACTGCAGCTGCAAAAAAGCGGTGCAGCCCTTAAGTCCGGCCGTCCCGACATTCAGAAACAGGTTTCATCCATCAGGGAACAAATTGCAAAACAGGAAATTGAGAAGAGACGTGTACAGAATCTTCTTAAAGACGGCGCGGCTACAACCAAACAGCTGGATGATGTAAACTCCTCATTGAAAGTATTAAACGGACAATTGGCAGCACAGCTATCTTCTCTTAATAACAGCACCGCCTCTATAAATGATAACTCCTCAGCCGTGGATTTGCAAATTTCCCAAATCAATGACAAGCTAGAAAAATCTCATATAAAAGCTCCTGTAACAGGCACGGTGCTAGCCAAATACAGCGAGGAAGGAGAATTTGCAAATATTGGGCGTCCCCTATTTAAAATTGCGGACTTGAATAACATATACCTGAGAGCATACTTCACTTCCGACCAGCTTTCCAAAATAAAACTTGGACAAAAAGTACATGTTACTGCTGATTTTGGAGGAGATAAAACCTTTGATTATCAGGGACAAATAACTTGGATAGCTTCAGAAAGCGAATTCACTCCAAAGACAATTCAAACAAAAGATAGCCGCGCGGATATGGTTTACGCAGTAAAAATTGCGGTAAAAAATGACGGGCGCATAAAGATTGGAATGTACGGAGAAGTTAAGTTATGA
- a CDS encoding TolC family protein, with the protein MIKKNRNTLRICSRTASLFCGRTVSLICGRTALFALLLLCTASLKAQTTASQELSLDECRALARKNYPEIKQYDLIRQSEQYTISNAGKSYLPQITLSGQATWQNEVPSFPSALGKMLAQSGMSMSGMDKKQYKVTLEVNQTIWDGGKSSADKKLAQAESIEQQNSADADLYGIEGRVDDLYFGILLLDKRISQTNLTAKLLQSNLDKVHSLLKNGVATQSDADAVEAQLLTVNQQITQLESARDSYELMLGVFIGEDVKGRHLLMPDVTNNGDSTNINTLINLVPQRPEQKMFEAKSNSLAAKEELIKSSTRPKFGLFAQGFYGYPGFDYFQSMMNKNPGWNAIAGVKMVWNFGAYYTRKNDLNKIRTAQQQVNVQNDVFLFNTKLQTTQENGEITRIKKALYNDDKIVSLRTSVRKAAESKLRNGIIDTNDLLGKITDESDAVTARSAREIELVKAIYQLKHLVNR; encoded by the coding sequence ATGATTAAAAAAAACAGAAATACTTTAAGGATTTGCAGCAGAACCGCCTCTTTATTCTGCGGCAGGACCGTCTCATTGATTTGTGGCAGAACAGCATTGTTTGCTTTGCTTCTGCTGTGTACTGCATCTCTAAAGGCTCAAACTACCGCATCTCAAGAGCTTAGCTTGGATGAATGCCGCGCACTTGCCAGAAAAAATTATCCTGAAATAAAGCAATATGATTTAATCAGGCAAAGCGAGCAATACACAATATCCAATGCCGGAAAATCTTATCTGCCGCAGATAACACTGTCGGGACAAGCCACATGGCAAAATGAAGTCCCTTCCTTCCCTTCTGCATTAGGAAAAATGCTGGCCCAAAGCGGAATGAGCATGAGCGGAATGGATAAAAAACAGTATAAGGTTACCCTTGAAGTTAATCAGACCATCTGGGATGGAGGAAAATCTTCCGCAGATAAAAAATTGGCTCAGGCGGAATCCATTGAGCAGCAGAATTCTGCAGATGCAGATTTATATGGCATAGAGGGAAGAGTAGATGATTTATATTTTGGAATTCTGTTGCTTGACAAAAGAATTTCCCAGACCAATTTAACAGCCAAGTTGCTTCAAAGCAATTTGGATAAGGTGCACTCTCTGTTAAAAAACGGTGTTGCAACACAATCTGATGCAGATGCGGTAGAAGCTCAATTACTTACTGTAAATCAACAAATTACACAGCTAGAGTCAGCTCGCGACAGTTATGAATTAATGCTTGGAGTGTTCATTGGAGAAGATGTGAAGGGGAGACATCTTCTCATGCCTGACGTAACCAATAATGGAGACAGCACAAATATTAACACGCTCATAAATCTTGTCCCGCAGAGGCCGGAGCAGAAAATGTTTGAAGCAAAATCAAATAGCCTTGCTGCAAAAGAAGAACTTATAAAATCCTCAACTAGACCCAAGTTCGGACTTTTCGCACAAGGATTTTATGGTTATCCGGGCTTTGATTATTTCCAAAGCATGATGAACAAAAACCCAGGATGGAATGCAATTGCCGGAGTAAAAATGGTGTGGAATTTTGGCGCATATTATACGCGCAAAAATGATTTAAATAAAATACGGACGGCGCAGCAACAAGTAAATGTGCAAAATGATGTATTTCTGTTTAATACAAAGCTGCAGACAACCCAGGAAAACGGGGAAATTACGCGCATCAAAAAGGCGCTGTACAATGATGATAAAATTGTAAGCCTAAGAACGTCAGTGAGAAAAGCGGCAGAATCCAAACTAAGAAACGGCATCATAGACACTAATGATTTGCTTGGAAAAATAACTGATGAATCTGATGCCGTCACCGCCCGCTCTGCAAGAGAAATAGAGCTTGTGAAGGCAATTTATCAATTGAAACATCTTGTAAACAGATAG
- a CDS encoding TetR/AcrR family transcriptional regulator produces the protein MKSNKNRLNKEDDILQAAEQEFLTKGFDGARTTSIAKAAGVTHAMLHYYFKTKENLFEKIVGGKIKTIGNLFLVAFSSSNLPFEKKLEDGITAQFEFILKNPDLPRFFVNEIASKPEHYKLVGLNKEIRSMVKNILKNVQAELDKENARKKLPHMDARHLMLDIVSLNVFPFIAYPVIQMVLGKEFTSIKHFAAARKAENIETIMKRLK, from the coding sequence ATGAAGAGCAATAAAAACAGGTTGAACAAGGAAGATGATATTCTACAAGCAGCTGAACAAGAATTCCTTACAAAAGGATTTGACGGAGCAAGAACCACGTCAATAGCTAAAGCAGCAGGGGTTACGCATGCGATGCTGCACTATTATTTTAAGACAAAAGAAAACCTTTTTGAGAAAATTGTAGGCGGAAAAATAAAGACTATCGGGAATTTGTTTTTAGTTGCCTTCAGCAGTTCAAATCTTCCTTTTGAGAAAAAACTGGAGGATGGAATAACAGCTCAATTTGAGTTCATCTTAAAAAATCCTGACCTCCCGCGTTTCTTTGTTAATGAAATAGCCTCCAAACCAGAGCATTATAAACTAGTTGGGTTGAACAAGGAGATACGCTCAATGGTTAAAAATATCTTAAAGAACGTGCAGGCTGAACTTGACAAAGAAAATGCAAGGAAAAAATTACCCCACATGGATGCCCGCCACCTGATGCTTGATATTGTTTCCCTTAATGTTTTCCCATTCATTGCATATCCGGTTATACAAATGGTTCTGGGGAAAGAATTTACGAGCATCAAACATTTTGCGGCAGCACGCAAGGCGGAAAACATTGAAACAATTATGAAACGCCTTAAATAA
- a CDS encoding thioredoxin family protein, with the protein MKKIYRIFVALVTVCALQSAGFASVLNANAVSARAAVPNTVVMPCIVAPQFGNVGDPVTWAQKVANSGVKSANGAAADIYEIQLVASIDPAWHVYDFGPYTDGPNATIYKVAATAGFQLNKDFKLIGKPFIKGKVTKAYDDIFQMKIGTFGSGAILVQKVQVLSNKPVKVVAHVEWQACKEGNCVNGEKDFNVTLPAAKNPVVANSAVNSGISANNSIATDSSVSGASAADGAGVNAVADSAINSQNGSITSAGSANSGSKLDNSGVGHRSLWSLVLEAILWGFAMLITPCVFPMVPMTVSFFMHHSEGDEKEDDKKKSSSRGKFLASMYGLSIVALYTLPIAIIILITYLIGGGSVTANIFNWLATNWIPNLIFFIVFFVFALSFFGAFEIVLPSWMVNKADAKSDKGGLLGVFFMALTLVLVSFSCTGPIVGSILIRSTQGEIWAPVVAMLAFSIAFAIPFTIFAFVPSLLDKLPKSGGWLNSVKVVLGFIELALGMKFLSIADQTYHWGILDREVYLAFWIVIFALLGIYLLGKIRFQYDSKEDHVSIPRLLLAIIDFAFVVYMIPGMWGAPLKALSGYLPPIETQDFRVAYIGAGSADGGNKTAAIDTLNAKYSDVLHLPQGLQGFFNYDEALAYAQKVHKPVFLDFTGHGCVNCREMEARVWSNPIVLQMLKQEYVVCALYADDKMTVPEEDQVTLPNGKVLSELGDINSNFMLTRFNANAQPYYIILDETGKPLAQPMGYNLDVKVFTKFLQDGIKAYGK; encoded by the coding sequence ATGAAAAAGATATACAGAATATTTGTGGCGCTTGTGACGGTGTGCGCATTGCAAAGTGCCGGGTTTGCAAGTGTTTTAAATGCGAATGCGGTGTCCGCAAGAGCAGCTGTTCCAAACACGGTGGTTATGCCTTGCATTGTAGCTCCTCAGTTTGGAAATGTTGGAGATCCGGTGACCTGGGCGCAGAAAGTTGCAAACTCCGGAGTTAAGTCTGCAAATGGTGCAGCTGCTGATATTTATGAAATTCAGCTTGTTGCGAGCATTGATCCCGCGTGGCATGTGTATGATTTTGGTCCCTACACAGACGGGCCTAATGCAACTATTTATAAGGTTGCTGCAACCGCAGGATTTCAGCTTAACAAAGATTTTAAACTTATTGGCAAACCCTTTATAAAAGGCAAGGTTACAAAGGCTTATGATGATATATTCCAAATGAAAATTGGAACATTTGGAAGCGGCGCTATTCTAGTTCAAAAAGTTCAGGTGCTTTCTAACAAGCCCGTGAAAGTTGTTGCGCATGTTGAGTGGCAGGCTTGCAAGGAGGGTAACTGCGTAAACGGCGAGAAAGATTTTAATGTCACTTTGCCTGCTGCAAAAAATCCGGTAGTTGCTAACAGTGCTGTAAACAGCGGAATATCAGCGAATAATAGCATCGCGACAGATTCTTCTGTATCAGGAGCTTCCGCGGCAGACGGAGCTGGCGTAAATGCAGTTGCAGACAGTGCAATCAATTCACAAAACGGCAGCATTACAAGTGCTGGTTCAGCCAATAGCGGGAGCAAGCTTGATAATTCGGGAGTTGGACACCGCTCTTTGTGGAGCCTTGTGCTTGAGGCAATTCTGTGGGGTTTTGCAATGTTGATTACTCCTTGTGTTTTCCCGATGGTGCCGATGACGGTCTCATTTTTCATGCATCACTCAGAGGGAGATGAGAAGGAGGATGACAAGAAAAAATCTAGCAGCAGAGGCAAATTCCTGGCGAGCATGTATGGTCTTTCAATAGTTGCGCTGTACACATTGCCTATCGCGATAATAATACTTATAACATATTTAATTGGAGGCGGGAGCGTAACTGCAAATATTTTTAACTGGCTGGCTACTAATTGGATACCAAATCTGATATTCTTCATTGTGTTCTTTGTTTTTGCGCTGAGTTTCTTTGGTGCGTTTGAAATTGTGCTGCCAAGCTGGATGGTTAACAAGGCTGATGCTAAATCAGATAAAGGAGGTTTGCTGGGAGTTTTCTTTATGGCTTTGACGCTGGTGCTTGTCTCTTTTTCTTGCACGGGTCCTATAGTAGGAAGCATTTTAATCAGAAGCACACAAGGTGAGATTTGGGCACCTGTTGTTGCAATGCTCGCATTCTCAATAGCTTTCGCAATTCCGTTCACAATTTTTGCATTTGTTCCGTCACTTCTGGATAAGCTTCCAAAATCTGGCGGATGGCTTAATTCAGTTAAAGTTGTCCTTGGATTTATAGAGCTTGCTCTTGGAATGAAGTTCCTTTCTATTGCAGACCAAACTTACCACTGGGGAATTTTGGACAGAGAAGTTTATCTTGCATTCTGGATTGTAATATTTGCATTACTAGGTATTTATCTGCTTGGGAAAATCAGATTCCAATATGATTCAAAAGAGGATCATGTCTCTATTCCGCGTCTTTTGCTTGCAATAATTGATTTTGCATTTGTTGTTTATATGATTCCCGGAATGTGGGGTGCACCACTTAAGGCTTTGAGCGGATATTTGCCTCCAATTGAGACACAGGACTTTAGAGTGGCCTACATTGGTGCAGGCAGTGCGGACGGCGGAAATAAAACAGCCGCCATTGATACATTGAATGCAAAATATTCTGATGTTTTGCATTTGCCTCAGGGACTGCAGGGTTTCTTTAATTATGATGAGGCATTGGCTTATGCGCAAAAAGTACATAAACCTGTATTCCTGGATTTTACAGGACATGGATGTGTCAACTGCCGTGAGATGGAAGCAAGAGTTTGGAGCAATCCGATAGTGCTGCAAATGCTTAAGCAAGAGTATGTTGTATGTGCATTATATGCAGATGACAAGATGACCGTGCCGGAAGAAGATCAGGTAACTCTGCCTAATGGAAAGGTGCTAAGCGAGTTAGGAGATATAAATTCCAATTTCATGTTAACCCGTTTTAACGCAAACGCTCAGCCATACTACATAATACTTGATGAAACCGGCAAGCCTCTGGCTCAGCCAATGGGTTATAATCTTGACGTCAAGGTCTTTACAAAATTCCTGCAAGACGGTATAAAAGCATACGGCAAATAG
- the metK gene encoding methionine adenosyltransferase codes for MAYLFTSESVSEGHPDKVADQISDAVLDEFLKQDPESKVACETFVSTGLVVVGGESHSNEAYVDIQDTARKVINSIGYTKADYMFDGNSCGILSALHEQSADIRRGVDKKDKYNQGAGDQGIMFGYACRETDDYMPLPIWLSHRILQELAEIRKNTKLMPYLRPDAKSQFTIEYSDDRKPLRINTIVLSTQHDEFAGDAEMQNKIKEDVRKILIPRLIKKLPARLKELFNCNYKLLVNPTGKFVIGGPAGDTGLTGRKIIVDTYGGRGAHGGGALSGKDPSKVDRSAAYAARYIAKNLVAAGVADEVQIQLSYAIGVAKPLSIFINTFGTCKVAKGKRNAGDKNADNSTNCKSKVVMSDGEIAKIVGEIFDLRPAVIIEKFQLKNPIYLPTAAYGHMGRTPYVGEVTVVKNGKNVKKKVQFFGWELLDAVPKVRKAFALAN; via the coding sequence ATGGCTTATTTATTTACATCAGAATCTGTATCTGAAGGACATCCGGATAAAGTTGCGGATCAAATATCAGATGCGGTATTGGACGAATTTCTAAAGCAGGACCCTGAGAGCAAAGTTGCTTGCGAAACTTTTGTAAGCACCGGTCTTGTCGTTGTGGGAGGAGAATCCCATTCAAATGAGGCGTATGTTGATATTCAAGATACTGCAAGGAAAGTGATTAATTCTATCGGCTACACAAAGGCCGATTATATGTTTGACGGCAACTCATGCGGCATCCTTTCCGCCCTGCATGAACAGAGCGCTGATATCAGGCGCGGAGTTGACAAAAAGGATAAATACAATCAGGGCGCTGGCGACCAAGGCATCATGTTTGGATATGCCTGTCGTGAGACAGATGATTACATGCCTCTACCTATATGGCTGTCTCACAGAATTTTGCAGGAGCTTGCAGAGATAAGAAAGAATACAAAGCTAATGCCTTATTTGAGGCCGGACGCAAAGTCTCAGTTCACGATAGAGTATTCTGACGATCGCAAACCTCTGAGAATTAATACGATTGTACTTTCCACCCAGCATGATGAATTTGCCGGAGATGCGGAAATGCAAAATAAAATCAAGGAAGATGTGCGTAAAATTCTAATTCCAAGATTGATAAAAAAATTGCCGGCACGCCTGAAAGAATTGTTTAATTGTAACTACAAGCTGCTGGTAAATCCTACCGGAAAATTTGTGATTGGCGGACCTGCCGGTGACACCGGCCTGACAGGCAGGAAGATAATCGTAGATACATACGGAGGAAGAGGAGCTCACGGTGGCGGCGCGCTTTCCGGAAAGGACCCAAGCAAGGTTGACCGCTCTGCTGCCTATGCGGCGCGCTATATTGCTAAGAATCTGGTAGCTGCAGGGGTTGCGGATGAAGTTCAGATACAGCTTTCTTACGCGATTGGAGTGGCCAAACCGCTGAGTATTTTCATAAATACTTTTGGAACTTGCAAGGTTGCAAAAGGGAAAAGAAATGCCGGCGATAAAAACGCTGATAACAGTACAAATTGCAAATCAAAAGTTGTAATGTCAGATGGAGAAATTGCAAAAATTGTTGGAGAAATTTTTGATTTGCGTCCTGCGGTAATAATAGAAAAATTCCAGCTGAAAAATCCAATTTACTTGCCTACAGCCGCTTACGGTCACATGGGACGTACTCCTTATGTTGGGGAAGTTACCGTTGTGAAGAACGGAAAGAACGTGAAAAAGAAAGTTCAGTTTTTTGGATGGGAACTTCTGGACGCAGTACCAAAAGTCAGAAAAGCTTTCGCGCTTGCTAATTAA